TGACAACGGGCCGAATTGCGGACTGAGCTGGGTTTTTGGCAAGCATCTTGGCCAGGCAGCCGTCGCTCAGGTCCGCAGCGGTGGAGTCGGGTTCGATGATCTCATCTACGAGCGCCTGCGCGTCGGAGACTACCTCGGAAAGGCTTATCTGCCCTGCAAGCAAGCGCATGAAATCGAAGCCCATCCCGGTGATCACGCTCCGGGTGACATCGTCTCAGGCATTCTCATGATCGGGAACCCTTTCCTGGGGCTGAAACCGGTGAAACGCGAGATCAATACGCGTCTGGTGATCAAAAAGGCAGTTTACGGCGATCTGGCCAACAACACTGTGGTCAACGTGACGCAGAAGGTGGCGGATTGGATCGAGGATTCGCTCACTGTTGAAGCCACCGCTGAAAACTTTGGTGACCCAGCGAATGGCATCGAAAAGCAATTGAAGGTCGATTACACCCTGGATGGCGTCGATGGAACAATGCTCGTCGAAGAGGGGCAGCTCTTGAAGCTCCGCAAGTGACTGCGCTCCACCATCGACGACACGATCAGCCTTGAACGCATCTCCTGCTTATCACCCATGAAGAACATCACGTCTTTTTGCATCGCCATCCTTGTGACCATATCGCTTCTCCAGACTAGAGAAGTTCGCGCGGAGTCACCAGTGACCACGCCATCCATCAAAGAGCGTGGCATTGTCTCCGAGGGAGATTGGAGCCGATTGGCCGCTGTTTTGGCGAAGGCGCGTCGTGGTGAAGAGATTTGCGTCGCGGCTATCGGTGGATCGATCACCGCTGGCGGCTTGCAGACGAAAGACCCGAAGAACCGCTACATCGCCCGTGTTGCGGATTGGTTCACGACGTCCTTCCCCAAGGCCAAGGTGCGATTTGTCAATGCGGGCATCGGTGGCACCAACTCGCTCTACGGCGCCATGCGGGTGCAACGAGATGTGCTGAGCAAGAAGCCTGACCTCGTCATTGTGGAGTATGCCGTGAACGACAATCACCCCGTGCCGATGTTCTGGGACAGTTACGAGGGGGTGCTGAGGCAGATTCTTCGCGAGCCTCAGCAGCCAGCCGTCGTGCAATTGTTCTTCATGCAACGAAAGGGAGAAAACGCCCAGGCAACGCAGCAGATGCTCGGCCGTCATTACGATCTGCCGATGGTCAGCTTTCGCGATGCTTGGTGGCCGGAGATCTACAGCGGACGCACCAAGTGGGAAGTGATGTATGCCGATGTGGTGCATCCGAACGACACCGGGCATATCCTCGCCTCCGAGCTTTTGATTGCTCTGCTCAATGACGTGAATGCCAAGCCCGCCCCCAGCGCCACAGCGATCCGTGCGGACCTTCCGTCGCCCATGATCTCCGAGCTTTTCGCCCATTGTCGCTATGCGCAATACGCCGACCTGAAACCGACTCAAAACAGCGGCTGGACCCGATCCTCAGACGGCAACAAATGGGAATGCCCCACAAGGACCGATGGAGCCATCGAGTTTGGTTTTTCCGGCAAGCTGCTCTTTGTAGGATACGACATCGATAAGGAAGCCGAGCCCTTAACCACCTTCTCCATCGACGGAGGCAAGTCGCAGCTTTTGAAAAGCAGTCCCAACCGCTTACCGCTCGCGGAGGATTTGCCCTCAGGCCAGCACCGCGTCCGCATCGAGTTCGCAGGCAGCAAGGCCCCGCAAGGAACCACCAAGGTGCGCATCTGGGCGGTCGGTGCCGCCGGGGCTCCAGAATGAGAGCCTGCACTTGCAGCCATCAATTTACATCAGGTCTTCGATTGCCAATCGACGCTACTTCACGAGCGGTTTGTCCGGCATCTTGATCGCATCCACATCGCTGAGCTTCACTTTCAGCATCTCGACAGTTTGTTTGCCACTAGCGAAGGCGATGAACAAACTGTCACCATGCTCAATGACGTGCGGGTAGTCGATGTGACGGCCGCCGACGAGATAGAGCATTTTGGTGAAGATGAGGCCGTCATCACTGATGGAGAGCGTGAGCGGATCGCGCTTCTTCGGGTTGGGATTCGAGATGAGGACGTAGCGGCCGTCGCGGAGGCGCAGACCGCTGATTTTGGAGGTGGCGTCGGGGAAGTTCGTCTTCTGCGGTGTGCTCCAGGTGCGGCCGTCGTCAGTGGAAAAGGCGCGATAAAGAAACCCGCTGCGGCGATTGTCACGGAAGACGGCAGTGAGGGTGTTGCCCGGCAAAATCCACCAATCGGGTTCCTCGGCCTTCAACTCCGATGCGCTGCCGAGCACGGGGAAGGACTGCCAGTCGCTGAGCGACTTCACACCGCCGACGAGGAAATGCACGCCGCTGGTTTTGTAGTCGTGCATGCGGCGCGACATCATCCAGTCTCCGGTGCTCAGTTTGAGCGGTGGGAAGTTGTTGATGGTGTTTTTGAAGACCACGCCCGCGTCTTCCCAGTCCGCGCTGGCCTTGTGATAGCGAAAAGCGCGTAGTTCCAGACTTTTGCCGAAAAAGCCGGCGGCCTCATCGAGCGAGGCGAGCGCCAGCAACTCGCCATCGCGCTTCCAGAAGCCGCGCGAGATCCAGCGCATGCCTTTGTCCGTGCGCGTGCCGTAGTGAGGCGAATTCGGTCCTGAGTTCGGCGGCACGGGCGTGAGGAACTGGGGTTCGTTCCAGTTCAGGCCGTCGGGGCTGGTCGCATACTTCACGCGTTGTCCCACGCGGTCCTCGATACCAGGTCCATCGCTCCACATCGCCCAGAACTGGCCATCGTGATGCGCGAGGTAGTTGTGCTGGTTCACGCCGCCCGACTTTTTGTCGAGTTTAGTCGGATCATTGCCCTTGGCGGTCACGTAGTTGATCACGACATGCTCGCTCGGCAAGCGAGGAAGCGAAGCGAAGTCGAGCTGATGCGGATTCTCCGGCAGCCACGGGCCGGAGAGCATCACCAGTGATGCAGGATCAGGGGAGGCAAGTGCAGACGCCGCAAAAAACGCGAGGAGGAGCGTTTTCATGATGGGAAGTGGGTTACTGCGGCCACTGGCCGTCTGTGATGGGCTTGGTGGTCAGCCTGGCGGGATCGAGCACGACATGCTTCACCTTCTTGCGCTGCCAGGTGTAAGTGATGTGGACGAGGCCGTCCTTGGTCTGGATGATCGCGGGGTAGCTGAATTCCTTCTTCGGCTCGTCTTCAAAGACCAGCGCGGCCTCCCAGGTCTTTCCATCCTTGCTCACGGCGAGGTTCAGCGGGCTGCGGCCTCTCGCGGTATGATTGTAGATGAGCAGATGGCGGCCATCGGAGAGAGTGACAGCATCGGTGCCGGAGTTCGGATTCGGCAACTCAGTGAGCGAAATCTCGCCCCAGGTCTTGCCGGCGTCCTCGGAGGTGATTTGGAAGACTTTGCCCTGCTTGGAACGGCCCAGCGCCATGAGCTTGTCGCCACCGAAGTCGAGGATGCTCGGCTGAATGGCACCGACGGTGACGCCATCGTGTAACAGCTCCGTGCGCTGCCAGGTTTTGCCCAGATCGCTGCTACGCTCGAAGTAGATGGCCCACTTGCTGGGCTTTTCATCGGTTTCGTTGCTCGTGGGGCAAAGGATGTCGCCATTGGGCAACTGCACCGGTTTGTTCTTGATGGAGCCGAAGATGCCTTTCGGCAGCCTGCTGGCCGCTGACCATGTTTTGCCTCCATCCGAGGAGGTTTTCAGCTCTCCCCACCAGGTGCTCGGCGATGGGCCGACTTTGTAGAAAAGCATCAACGGCGCTTCACGCGGCTGAAACAGCACGGGATTCCAAGTCGGATGCCGTGTGCCATCAGTCTGCACACCATTCGCCGTTTCGACGCCTTCGGTCCATTTCCCATCGACGAGCCGCGAGACCCAGATGCAGACGTCCGGGTTCTTTTCCGCCGTGCCGCCGAACCACGCAGAAACAAGGCCCGTGGGTGTCTCGGTGATCGTTGTCGCGTGGATCGACGGATATGGGCCGATGTCGTAGATGTATTCGGTTTTCAAAATGGCGGGATCAGCGGCCTGAAGTTGCACCGCAGTGAGGAGGAGAACACAAAGGAGAGATTTCATGATGAGGAGTTACAAGAGGCCGAGCGTGGTGAGTCTTTCACGAATGATCTGTCGCTCGGCATCTCGGAAGCGATGAAACGGCTCGGCCATGTGGTCTTCGCAGATGCCGAGGAGGCTGAGGGCGCATTTGATGCCTTTGATGATGGCCGATTTGTGACGACCGACGGTGTAGATGCTGCCGGCAAGTTGCATGACTTGGGCGTGGAGTTCGCGTGTGCGTTTCAAATCCTGCGCGGCGGCGGCTTGGTACATCTGCACGTAGAGTTTTGGGTGCAGATTGGCGCCGCCATTGATGCCGCCATGACCGCCGAGCAGCACGGCTTCGGCGGTGAGCTCCTCAGGGCCGACGAGCACACTCCAGTCGGCGCGTTGCTTGGCGACTTCGATCAAGCGGTGGAAGTAGATCATGTCGCACGAGCTGTCTTTGACGCCGCAGACTCCGGGCATGTCCAAAGCACGACGCACGAGATCGATCTCGAAGCTCACCTTGGTCAAACCGGGCATGTTGTAGAGAAACAGCGGCAGCGGCATCTCGGCGACGAGATCCTGCACATACTCGAGCATCTCCGGCGGCGCGGCAGGGAAGTAATACGGCGGCGCGAGCACCACATGCGTGGCTCCGGCGTCGGCGGAGTATTTGGCGAGGTTCACGCTTTCCGTGAACGACGTATCCGTGATGCCTACAAGCACTGGCACGCGGTTTTTCGTGAGCTGGCAGGTCTTTTCGATCAGCTCACGACGCAGACGATAGCTGAGGCTCGGCCCTTCTCCGGTGGTGCCGAGAATGAACAGGCCGGACACGCCGCCGCTGATGAGATGTTCGATCAAGCGTTCCAAACCGGCGGCATCAAGGGTGTCACGATCACGCAAAGGAGTGATGAGGGGCGGGATGATGCCGGAGAGAGGTTGGGACATGCGGGAAAGATTAAAGATGAAGGCTGAAAGATAAAAGCCGCATTCCTGACCATCTTTGGCGCACGCTTGACGATTCTTGACTGCCCTGACATGCTCCGGTGCATGCCCGCCACAGACCAGGCCGACTACTTTTCGACGCAAGTCGTGCGCACACGCCGCTTTTTCCTGCCGGAGTGGGAAGAACGTCAGCGTGATGGGGCGACGCTCTGTCTCGTGGGCGGCGGCTGTGAATGGTGCGCGCCGGATTTCATCGTGGACCGGCAGAAGTTTCCCTTTCTGGCCTTCGAGTTTGTCTCACGCGGTCACGGCAGCGTCACACTGGCAGATCAGAGGCATGAGATCGAAGCCGGGCACGCCTTTGTGTTCGATTCCAGCACGCCGCACGTCATCCGCAGCTCGGCGGAGGAGCCGATGGTGAAGTATTTTTTCAACTTCACGGGTAAACGGGCCACGCAGATGATGAACGATCTTGATCTCGCTCCCGGCAGCGTTTTGCGCGTGGCGGATGCCTCGCGCGTGGTCACGTTGCTGGAGGAAGTGATCGATCATGCACTGCGTGGCGGCCGATTCGGCCTGCGGGCGGCCTGTGCGGCGCTGGAGCATGCGCTGGTGCTCTGCGCGGACAGTCGCCAGCCAGCAACCACGAAGATCGACCCCGCGTATGCGACATATCTGCGTTGTCGCGGCCATTTGCTGCGGAATTATCCGGTTTTGAGCAGCATCGAGCAGGCGGCGAAGGCCTGCCATGTCTCGGCGGCGTATTTTACGCGCCTGTTTCAACGCTACGACACCGAAACGCCGCTGGCGTGCCTCACGCGGCTGAAGCTGTCCCAAGCGGCGATCAAACTGCGCCAGCCAGACGCGTTGGTGAAGAGCGTGGCGGCGGAACTGGGCTACAAATCGGCAGCGCACTTCTCCCGTGCGTTCAAAGCCTGGAGCGGAAGATCGCCTCGGGGTTGAAATGCACGCGTCATCTTCCATACTCCGCCACCTTTTCCCATCGCATGCTTTCCTTCCTCAAAATCCGCAACCTGGCCCTCGTCGAAGATGTGACGTGGGAACTGGCGGCGGGGCTGGTCGGAGTCACGGGGGAGACGGGTGCGGGCAAATCGATCATCGTGGGTGCTCTGAAGCTCATTCTTGGTGAGCGGGCGGATCGCACGCTGATTCGCACGGGGCAGGATGCCTGCACGGTGGAGGCGAGTTTTCACCTCAAGGACACGCGGACGATTGACGCGGTGTTGGAGGAAGCGGGATTGGAGCCATGTCAGGACGGCGAACTGCTCATCAAACGCACGATCAGCGCCAGCGGGGCGAACAAGCAGTTTGTGAACTGTTCGCCGGTGACGATTCAAGTGTTGAAGAGCCTCGGCGAGTTTTTGGTCGATCTGCATGGTCCGCATGATCATCAGTCGCTGAATTCGCGGGAGCGGCAGCTTGAGATGCTGGACAAGTTCACCGGCATTGAGGAGCTGCTGGGCAAGTATCAGGACGCCTGGCGTCAATGGCGTGCGGCGGTGACGGAACTGGATGAACTGGAGAACTCCGAACGCGCCAGCAGCCAGCAGATCGACATGCTGAAGTTTCAGGCGAATGAAATCGCAGCGGCGAACCTCAAGGCAGGCGAAGAAGAAGAGATCGAATCGCGCCATCGCATTGCCGCCAACGGAGCACGGCTTGCCGAATTGTGCGGAGCCATCACGGGCCGACTTAGTGAGGGTGAAGGCAGTGTGATCGACGGTCTGCGCGAGATCAGCCGCAGCATCCATGAGCTGGAAAAGATCGATCCCGGCACGGTGGCGATGTTTGAGGGCTTC
Above is a genomic segment from Prosthecobacter sp. containing:
- a CDS encoding exo-alpha-sialidase; protein product: MKTLLLAFFAASALASPDPASLVMLSGPWLPENPHQLDFASLPRLPSEHVVINYVTAKGNDPTKLDKKSGGVNQHNYLAHHDGQFWAMWSDGPGIEDRVGQRVKYATSPDGLNWNEPQFLTPVPPNSGPNSPHYGTRTDKGMRWISRGFWKRDGELLALASLDEAAGFFGKSLELRAFRYHKASADWEDAGVVFKNTINNFPPLKLSTGDWMMSRRMHDYKTSGVHFLVGGVKSLSDWQSFPVLGSASELKAEEPDWWILPGNTLTAVFRDNRRSGFLYRAFSTDDGRTWSTPQKTNFPDATSKISGLRLRDGRYVLISNPNPKKRDPLTLSISDDGLIFTKMLYLVGGRHIDYPHVIEHGDSLFIAFASGKQTVEMLKVKLSDVDAIKMPDKPLVK
- a CDS encoding SGNH/GDSL hydrolase family protein produces the protein MTTPSIKERGIVSEGDWSRLAAVLAKARRGEEICVAAIGGSITAGGLQTKDPKNRYIARVADWFTTSFPKAKVRFVNAGIGGTNSLYGAMRVQRDVLSKKPDLVIVEYAVNDNHPVPMFWDSYEGVLRQILREPQQPAVVQLFFMQRKGENAQATQQMLGRHYDLPMVSFRDAWWPEIYSGRTKWEVMYADVVHPNDTGHILASELLIALLNDVNAKPAPSATAIRADLPSPMISELFAHCRYAQYADLKPTQNSGWTRSSDGNKWECPTRTDGAIEFGFSGKLLFVGYDIDKEAEPLTTFSIDGGKSQLLKSSPNRLPLAEDLPSGQHRVRIEFAGSKAPQGTTKVRIWAVGAAGAPE
- a CDS encoding dihydrodipicolinate synthase family protein; its protein translation is MSQPLSGIIPPLITPLRDRDTLDAAGLERLIEHLISGGVSGLFILGTTGEGPSLSYRLRRELIEKTCQLTKNRVPVLVGITDTSFTESVNLAKYSADAGATHVVLAPPYYFPAAPPEMLEYVQDLVAEMPLPLFLYNMPGLTKVSFEIDLVRRALDMPGVCGVKDSSCDMIYFHRLIEVAKQRADWSVLVGPEELTAEAVLLGGHGGINGGANLHPKLYVQMYQAAAAQDLKRTRELHAQVMQLAGSIYTVGRHKSAIIKGIKCALSLLGICEDHMAEPFHRFRDAERQIIRERLTTLGLL
- a CDS encoding AraC family transcriptional regulator, producing the protein MPATDQADYFSTQVVRTRRFFLPEWEERQRDGATLCLVGGGCEWCAPDFIVDRQKFPFLAFEFVSRGHGSVTLADQRHEIEAGHAFVFDSSTPHVIRSSAEEPMVKYFFNFTGKRATQMMNDLDLAPGSVLRVADASRVVTLLEEVIDHALRGGRFGLRAACAALEHALVLCADSRQPATTKIDPAYATYLRCRGHLLRNYPVLSSIEQAAKACHVSAAYFTRLFQRYDTETPLACLTRLKLSQAAIKLRQPDALVKSVAAELGYKSAAHFSRAFKAWSGRSPRG
- a CDS encoding sialidase family protein, with amino-acid sequence MKSLLCVLLLTAVQLQAADPAILKTEYIYDIGPYPSIHATTITETPTGLVSAWFGGTAEKNPDVCIWVSRLVDGKWTEGVETANGVQTDGTRHPTWNPVLFQPREAPLMLFYKVGPSPSTWWGELKTSSDGGKTWSAASRLPKGIFGSIKNKPVQLPNGDILCPTSNETDEKPSKWAIYFERSSDLGKTWQRTELLHDGVTVGAIQPSILDFGGDKLMALGRSKQGKVFQITSEDAGKTWGEISLTELPNPNSGTDAVTLSDGRHLLIYNHTARGRSPLNLAVSKDGKTWEAALVFEDEPKKEFSYPAIIQTKDGLVHITYTWQRKKVKHVVLDPARLTTKPITDGQWPQ